From one Solanum lycopersicum chromosome 12, SLM_r2.1 genomic stretch:
- the LOC101259722 gene encoding probable DEAD-box ATP-dependent RNA helicase 48, with protein sequence MGGGPRTFPGGLNKWQWKRLHEKKARDKENRLLDQEKQLYQARIRSQIRAKLTSSGEQSDFSNEQQPNYSPVSPQDHIRGLADRFMKEGAEDLWNGDDGPVNTPQINQQSGGISESIDLRKLRDTKFNDVPRSYSFQKARNFCTNISDVFAENCRTRNPTFSDSWSRQNKFLMFGWRLVNIENRNVNNLNGFLNYRCYSVDRMNGNKLRKLDFTRNESSQSEDKLRSVGLVVKGERKAKWPRFRPKPEESTDEDDDEDTEVDEDEEERRSRGSVKMMSSAALGKYDMKTKKRVPLKFVEDEDDLSLHVAAIRKEVKGRSMQKIETEEDEKETILSSKRFDEYDVSPLTVKALTAAGYVQMTKVQEATLSACLEGKDALVKARTGTGKSAAFLLPAIETVLKASRKKSAQRVPPIDVLILCPTRELASQIAAEANVLLKYHEGIGVQTLVGGTRFKEDQKRLECDPCQIIVATPGRLLDHIENKSGLSTRIMGLKMLILDEADHLLDLGFRKDIEKLVDCLPRRRQSLLFSATVPKEVRRISQLVLKREYDYVDTVGLGLETNPKVKQFYLVAPHEQHFQVVHHLLSSHISEVPDYKVIVFCTTAMMTSLMFSLFHEMKMNVREIHSRKPQLYRTRISDEFKETKRVILITSDVSARGMNYPDVTLVIQVGLPVDREQYIHRLGRTGREGKEGEGILLLAPWEQYFLDDIKDLPMENWPVPRLDPRVKVKMEEAMEKMDTSVKESAYHAWLGYYNSVREVGRDKTTLVELANQFSESIGLDKPPSLFRRTALKMGLKDIPGIRIRK encoded by the exons ATGGGCGGCGGTCCCCGTACTTTCCCCGGCGGTCTCAACAAATGGCAATGGAAGCGCCTCCACGAGAAGAAAGCTCGGGACAAGGAAAACCGGCTCCTTGATCAAGAGAAACAGCTTTATCAGGCTCGAATCCGATCTCAAATCCGAGCTAAACTCACTTCTTCCGGTGAACAATCCGATTTTAGCAATGAACAACAGCCTAATTATAGCCCTGTTTCACCACAAGACCATATTAGAGGTCTAGCTGATCGGTTCATGAAGGAAGGTGCTGAGGATTTGTGGAATGGAGATGATGGACCGGTTAATACTCCACAGATAAATCAACAAAGCGGAGGTATTAGTGAGTCAATTGATTTGCGCAAATTGAGAGATACTAAGTTTAATGATGTTCCTCGAAGTTATAGTTTTCAGAAAGCTAGAAATTTTTGTACGAATATTAGTGATGTTTTCGCTGAAAATTGTAGAACTAGAAATCCAACTTTTTCGGATAGTTGGTCAAGACAGAACAAGTTTTTAATGTTTGGATGGAGGTTGGTTAATATTGAGAATAGAAATGTGAATAATTTGAATGGATTTTTGAATTATAGATGCTACTCAGTAGATAGGATGAATGGGAATAAGTTGAGGAAATTGGATTTTACTAGAAATGAGAGTTCGCAAAGTGAGGATAAATTGAGATCAGTGGGATTGGTGGTGAAGGGTGAGCGAAAAGCAAAATGGCCGAGGTTTAGACCGAAACCTGAGGAGTCAACTGATGAAGACGATGACGAAGATACTGAGGTGGATGAGGACGAGGAGGAAAGACGGAGTAGAGGGAGTGTGAAGATGATGAGTAGTGCTGCTCTAGGGAAGTATGATATGAAGACAAAGAAGAGAGTTCCATTGAAGTTTGTGGAAGATGAAGATGATTTATCACTGCATGTCGCGGCGATAAGGAAGGAGGTTAAAGGGCGGAGTATGCAGAAAATTGAAACCGAAGAAGACGAGAAGGAAACAATACTTAGCTCTAAaag GtttgatgaatatgatgtatcTCCTTTGACAGTCAAGGCCCTTACTGCAGCAGGTTATGTGCAAATGACTAAAGTGCAAGAGGCAACACTTTCTGCTTGTCTTGAGG GAAAGGATGCTTTAGTTAAAGCAAGGACAGGCACAGGCAAAAGTGCTGCGTTTTTG CTTCCAGCCATTGAAACAGTTCTGAAGGCCTCACGTAAAAAGAGTGCCCAAAGGGTCCCGCCAATAGATGTACTCATTCTCTGTCCCACGCGAGAACTTGCTAGTCAGATAGCTGCTGAAGCTAATGTGTTGTTAAAGTACCATGAAGGCATTGGTGTGCAGACACTAGTTGGAGGGACAAGGTTCAAAGAAGATCAGAAACGCCTAGAGTGTGATCCATGCCAG ATTATAGTTGCAACACCTGGTAGATTATTAGATCACATTGAGAACAAGTCTGGCTTATCTACACGAATAATGGGATTGAAGATGTTAATACTTGATGAAGCTGACCACTTACTGGACCTTGGGTTCCGGAAAGACATAGAGAAACTTGTTGATTGCTTGCCTCGACGAAGGCAGTCCCTACTCTTTTCAGCTACTGTCCCAAAGGAG GTTCGTCGCATATCTCAACTTGTTCTGAAAAGAGAATATGACTATGTTGATACAGTGGGCCTTGGACTGGAAACAAATCCAAAG GTTAAGCAATTTTATCTAGTTGCACCGCATGAACAACACTTTCAAGTTGTGCACCATCTTTTGTCAAGCCATATCTCAGAAGTGCCCGATTACAAG GTCATTGTTTTTTGTACAACAGCTATGATGACATCCCTCATGTTTTCCCTTTTCCATGAGATGAAAATGAATGTGAGAGAGATCCATTCCAGAAAACCTCAACTTTATCGTACTCGAATCTCTGATGAATTCAAGGAAACGAAACGTGTAATTCTTATAACCTCTGATGTGTCAGCTCGGGGGATGAATTATCCTGATGTTACACTTGTTATTCAG GTTGGTCTTCCTGTTGATCGAGAGCAGTATATACACCGGCTTGGAAGAACTGGGCGAGAAGGCAAAGAAGGAGAAGGTATCCTGTTGCTTGCACCTTGGGAACAATATTTCTTGGATGACATAAAAGACCTCCCCATGGAAAACTGGCCAGTTCCACGTCTTGATCCTCGTGTTAAAGTCAAG ATGGAAGAAGCAATGGAAAAGATGGATACTAGTGTCAAAGAATCAGCTTATCACGCTTGGCTTGGTTATTACAACTCGGTAAGGGAAGTAGGCAGAGACAAGACAACACTTGTCGAGTTAGCTAACCAGTTTAGCGAGTCTATTGGTTTGGACAAGCCTCCTTCACTGTTCCGTAGAACAGCTCTAAAGATGGGATTGAAAGATATTCCTGGCATCCGAATACGTAAGTAG